In the genome of candidate division WOR-3 bacterium, one region contains:
- a CDS encoding ABC transporter ATP-binding protein — translation MWKYYKKNKWILKGLNFDIHKGEIVAFLGHNGAGKTTTMKCIMNLVFPQKGSVKIFGIENKNPDFKKYIGYLPENAFLPPYYKVKEVIKIACTLRGIKWSNLEGEISKLIEYFELIDYNDKYIGSLSKGTLQKVSLIVSIISSSHLYLWDEPTQNLDPIIRKKLSDFIQESAKNGKSFLISSHILTEVEKIATRVMIIKQGELIINERIDNILKTGKTLEEIYLEVHN, via the coding sequence TTGTGGAAATATTATAAAAAGAATAAGTGGATATTAAAAGGATTAAATTTTGACATCCATAAAGGCGAGATTGTGGCATTTTTAGGACATAATGGTGCTGGGAAAACGACAACGATGAAATGTATAATGAATTTGGTTTTTCCCCAGAAGGGTTCAGTTAAAATATTTGGGATAGAAAATAAAAATCCGGATTTTAAAAAATATATTGGCTACCTACCCGAAAACGCATTTTTACCGCCCTACTATAAAGTAAAAGAAGTAATAAAAATTGCTTGTACTCTACGAGGAATAAAATGGAGCAATTTAGAAGGAGAAATATCAAAATTAATAGAATACTTTGAACTAATTGATTACAACGATAAATATATAGGGAGTCTTTCAAAAGGAACATTACAGAAGGTATCTCTGATTGTTTCCATAATTTCTTCAAGCCACCTATATTTGTGGGATGAACCAACACAAAATCTTGATCCTATAATCAGAAAAAAACTCAGCGACTTCATACAAGAATCAGCAAAAAACGGAAAATCATTTCTTATTTCTTCCCATATCCTGACGGAAGTTGAGAAGATAGCCACAAGGGTAATGATAATAAAACAAGGAGAGTTGATAATAAATGAAAGAATTGATAATATATTAAAGACTGGCAAAACCCTTGAAGAGATTTATTTGGAGGTCCATAATTGA